The following coding sequences lie in one Vibrio spartinae genomic window:
- a CDS encoding DODA-type extradiol aromatic ring-opening family dioxygenase — protein MNNVLMPTLFVSHGSPMMIVEQSETTEFFTQMGQTIPQPEAIIIFSAHFDIAGPVMITSGQTLGTIHDFYGFPQSLYEVEYPAHGAPQLAQKAGELLQKSGFSIALDQTQGLDHGAWVPLQYMFPHRDIPVISVSINSQASAQIHYELGQALSPLRREGVLFIGSGGISHNLRAVFSQASDPESIHKMQLFTDWIAEKIEHRDVEAINHYLQTAPHALFNHPTPDHFLPLPCILGTSDAAENGKVLHRSVDMGLLALDAYGFGLTA, from the coding sequence ATGAATAATGTACTGATGCCGACACTGTTTGTGTCTCACGGTTCTCCAATGATGATCGTGGAGCAATCTGAGACAACCGAATTTTTTACACAAATGGGTCAAACAATTCCACAGCCTGAGGCGATTATCATATTCTCAGCACATTTCGATATCGCGGGTCCGGTGATGATTACCAGTGGCCAAACATTGGGGACGATCCATGACTTTTACGGTTTCCCTCAATCTCTTTACGAGGTTGAATATCCCGCCCACGGTGCACCTCAGTTAGCGCAAAAGGCCGGTGAACTGTTACAGAAAAGTGGTTTTTCAATCGCGCTCGATCAGACGCAAGGCTTGGATCATGGGGCATGGGTTCCGCTGCAATATATGTTTCCGCACCGGGATATTCCGGTGATCAGTGTTTCGATTAATAGTCAGGCAAGTGCTCAGATCCACTATGAATTAGGGCAAGCCTTATCTCCGTTGCGACGGGAAGGGGTGCTCTTCATCGGTTCCGGCGGGATCAGTCACAACCTGAGAGCGGTATTTTCTCAAGCGTCCGATCCGGAAAGTATTCACAAAATGCAACTGTTCACAGATTGGATCGCTGAGAAAATAGAGCATCGGGATGTTGAGGCGATTAATCATTATTTACAAACGGCACCGCATGCGCTTTTCAATCATCCGACACCGGATCATTTTTTACCGCTTCCCTGTATTCTGGGTACCAGTGATGCCGCTGAAAATGGCAAAGTGTTGCATCGTTCGGTGGATATGGGGTTACTGGCGTTGGATGCATACGGGTTTGGCCTGACGGCGTAG
- a CDS encoding ROK family protein has protein sequence MLDTFMLGAIEAGGTKCIAAVADQDLNLIDKISVPTTDPSQTLGAIADFFSSYSLAAMGVGCFGPIDLNLSSPTYGYIESTPKLAWKGFNILGALQAQYRIPIALNTDVNVAALGELKRGAAVGEQSCIYITVGTGIGGGVVVDRQIFNGYHHPELGHIAVKRFPSDTFAGICPYHTDCLEGLASGPALAERAHQPPNQIGKDDPLWEIEAYYLAQAIVTYSLILSPAKIILGGGVMQQEHILEMVKTSVNQQLNHYIQIPDIDHYIVRPQLKNEAAIIGGFILAKDALRLG, from the coding sequence ATGTTAGATACATTCATGTTAGGTGCAATAGAAGCTGGTGGAACGAAATGTATTGCAGCAGTTGCTGACCAAGATCTGAATCTGATTGATAAAATCAGCGTACCAACCACAGATCCGAGTCAGACACTGGGGGCAATCGCTGACTTTTTCTCGTCATATTCGCTTGCCGCTATGGGGGTCGGATGTTTTGGTCCCATCGATCTGAATTTATCATCCCCGACTTACGGATATATTGAATCTACACCTAAGCTAGCATGGAAAGGTTTTAATATCCTTGGTGCATTACAAGCACAATATCGCATCCCGATCGCCCTGAATACGGATGTCAATGTCGCGGCTTTGGGAGAGTTAAAACGCGGTGCTGCGGTTGGCGAACAAAGCTGTATCTATATCACAGTCGGCACCGGAATCGGTGGGGGCGTCGTTGTGGATCGGCAGATATTTAATGGGTATCATCATCCGGAGCTGGGGCATATCGCCGTCAAACGTTTTCCATCGGATACGTTCGCCGGCATATGTCCTTATCACACGGATTGTTTAGAAGGTCTGGCATCCGGGCCGGCTCTGGCTGAACGAGCCCATCAGCCGCCGAACCAAATTGGCAAAGATGATCCACTCTGGGAAATTGAGGCTTATTACTTGGCGCAAGCAATTGTCACATATAGTCTGATTTTATCTCCGGCAAAAATTATACTGGGTGGCGGAGTCATGCAACAGGAGCATATATTGGAAATGGTCAAAACTTCGGTGAATCAACAGTTAAATCACTATATTCAGATCCCCGACATTGATCATTATATTGTCAGACCTCAACTGAAAAATGAGGCCGCAATTATCGGCGGGTTTATCCTCGCAAAAGATGCACTAAGATTGGGATAA
- a CDS encoding ketose-bisphosphate aldolase encodes MLVSMNYLLSVAKKNKFAIGAFNVADSSFVRAVVEEAEACQAPAIISIHPTELSFLTDDFFAYVAKRTSNSPVPFVIHLDHGGSFDDVMRAISCGFTSVMIDGSLLPYEDNVTLTKKVVEAAHSIGVSVEAELGTIGSTGTSVEGGVSKVIYTDPAEAEDFVTRTGVDTLAVAIGTAHGIYPKDMEPKLKLDILADIANRVDIPLVLHGGSANPDEEIASAIEIGIQKVNISSDMKAAYFDKCREILSENTWWDPNVIYPDCIDAAKEVIRTKMKLFNSINKVELYLQ; translated from the coding sequence ATGTTAGTTTCAATGAATTATTTATTATCAGTTGCCAAGAAAAATAAATTCGCCATCGGTGCTTTCAATGTGGCAGACAGTAGTTTTGTACGTGCAGTGGTTGAAGAAGCTGAAGCTTGTCAGGCCCCGGCAATTATTTCTATCCATCCTACGGAATTGTCATTTTTGACCGATGATTTTTTTGCCTATGTCGCGAAGAGAACGTCAAATAGTCCGGTTCCCTTTGTCATTCACTTAGATCACGGTGGTTCGTTTGATGATGTGATGCGGGCGATCAGCTGTGGGTTTACTTCGGTGATGATCGACGGTTCGCTGCTCCCTTACGAAGATAACGTGACGTTAACTAAAAAAGTGGTTGAAGCTGCACATTCCATCGGGGTCTCTGTTGAGGCGGAGTTAGGCACCATCGGATCTACAGGAACCTCAGTGGAAGGCGGTGTGAGCAAAGTCATATATACCGATCCCGCCGAAGCAGAAGACTTCGTCACCCGAACCGGTGTCGATACGCTGGCCGTTGCCATCGGAACCGCACATGGTATTTATCCGAAAGATATGGAACCCAAACTGAAACTGGATATTTTGGCAGATATTGCAAACCGGGTTGATATTCCTCTCGTATTACACGGTGGTTCAGCAAATCCCGATGAAGAGATTGCCAGTGCGATTGAAATCGGCATTCAGAAAGTGAATATTTCAAGTGATATGAAAGCGGCTTATTTTGATAAATGTAGAGAGATTCTTTCAGAAAATACTTGGTGGGATCCAAATGTTATTTATCCTGATTGTATCGATGCGGCAAAAGAAGTTATTCGGACAAAAATGAAATTATTTAATTCGATAAATAAAGTTGAGCTTTATCTTCAATAA
- a CDS encoding class II fructose-bisphosphate aldolase produces the protein MKKMLSQANQQNYAVMAINCFNLETVRSVISAAQELRAPMIIDIVQEHLCHHCDSKLITPLVIELARRANVDVALNLDHGEDIGLIKKCMVDGFSSVMVDASKYSFDENIRYTKEIVDFAKIYDASVEGELGNIGLTMSGDYTNEAMFTNPDQAKKFIDETGIDALAVSYGSSHGHYPQGVVPELNFDILTKIKQATHAPLVLHGGSGVGADNIKQSVALGINKINVGSDFMKANVNSIQEQLHENPNKNYWEVIRQAEEQSKEIIKYYISISGSEGKSLLSNYLHH, from the coding sequence ATGAAAAAGATGCTATCTCAGGCGAATCAGCAGAATTACGCTGTTATGGCAATAAACTGCTTCAACCTGGAAACCGTCAGGAGTGTGATATCAGCTGCGCAGGAACTGCGTGCACCGATGATTATCGATATTGTTCAGGAACACCTATGTCATCACTGTGACAGCAAATTGATCACACCGCTGGTGATTGAACTGGCACGTCGGGCCAATGTCGATGTCGCTTTAAATTTGGATCACGGAGAAGATATTGGCTTAATCAAAAAATGTATGGTTGACGGTTTTTCGAGCGTGATGGTCGATGCATCCAAGTATTCATTTGATGAAAATATCCGCTACACCAAAGAAATCGTGGATTTTGCCAAAATATATGATGCCAGTGTCGAAGGTGAGCTGGGAAATATTGGCCTGACAATGTCGGGGGATTACACCAATGAAGCCATGTTTACCAATCCTGACCAAGCGAAAAAATTTATTGATGAAACCGGGATTGACGCTTTGGCGGTCTCATATGGTTCTTCACATGGCCACTATCCGCAAGGCGTAGTGCCAGAATTGAATTTCGATATTCTGACAAAAATTAAGCAAGCAACACATGCGCCTTTAGTTTTACATGGGGGATCCGGCGTGGGTGCTGACAATATCAAACAATCAGTCGCATTGGGCATTAATAAAATTAATGTTGGGAGCGATTTTATGAAAGCCAATGTGAATAGTATTCAAGAGCAGCTCCATGAGAATCCAAATAAAAATTACTGGGAAGTTATTCGACAAGCTGAAGAACAGAGTAAAGAAATAATTAAGTATTACATTTCTATTTCTGGATCCGAAGGGAAATCCTTGCTGAGTAATTATTTACATCATTAA
- a CDS encoding PTS fructose transporter subunit IIC translates to MKLELKKHALTAISYMLPLVVTAGLLIAIGNLTGGNVIHDYKAAYNIPDALVSLGVLGMGLLAPVISAAIAYSIADRPGIAPGLMMGLIANSIGAGFLGGMLGGYVVGFFILFLKDRIKVPSWAQGLMPMMIIPLVSTVCIGILMYFVIGVPIVWATHVLTTFLMSMQGGTRFVFGMIMGGMAAFDFGGPVNKVASLFADGLLLEGIKEPEAIKILASMVPPFGVTISLLISKLIGKQIYSTSEKNNIKIAFPMGICMITEGVIPIAAVDPIRVIFSCTVGAAIGGGISMYLGIGSPVPSGGMFIVPAMNHPLSFCIALLAGSLITALLLVILKKKPKEDDSATEDEDEEELDLSSIKISQ, encoded by the coding sequence ATGAAACTTGAACTTAAAAAGCATGCATTAACTGCTATATCCTACATGTTGCCTTTAGTTGTCACTGCCGGTCTATTGATTGCAATAGGCAATTTAACCGGAGGTAACGTCATTCATGACTATAAAGCTGCCTATAATATTCCCGATGCACTGGTCTCTCTGGGAGTCCTCGGAATGGGATTACTGGCCCCGGTAATCTCTGCGGCAATCGCCTATTCGATTGCTGATCGGCCGGGGATAGCCCCCGGATTGATGATGGGGCTGATTGCCAATTCAATTGGCGCCGGATTCCTTGGCGGGATGTTAGGCGGCTATGTGGTCGGATTCTTTATCTTATTTTTAAAAGACAGAATCAAAGTCCCGAGCTGGGCCCAAGGCTTGATGCCGATGATGATCATCCCGTTGGTCTCCACCGTTTGTATTGGCATCCTGATGTATTTCGTCATTGGCGTTCCCATTGTCTGGGCAACCCATGTGTTAACCACTTTCCTGATGAGTATGCAGGGCGGAACCCGGTTTGTCTTTGGTATGATTATGGGTGGCATGGCGGCCTTTGATTTTGGCGGTCCAGTCAATAAAGTGGCTTCTCTGTTTGCCGACGGACTATTACTAGAGGGGATTAAAGAGCCGGAAGCGATCAAAATATTAGCGTCGATGGTGCCGCCTTTCGGGGTCACGATCTCTTTACTCATATCCAAACTCATTGGTAAACAAATCTACTCCACTTCTGAGAAAAACAATATCAAAATCGCATTCCCGATGGGGATTTGCATGATCACCGAAGGCGTCATTCCTATCGCGGCCGTCGATCCAATCCGGGTAATTTTCTCATGTACCGTGGGTGCTGCGATTGGCGGTGGTATATCGATGTATCTAGGAATCGGCTCTCCGGTACCGTCCGGCGGTATGTTTATTGTACCGGCCATGAACCACCCTCTCTCATTTTGTATCGCTTTGCTGGCCGGCTCACTCATTACCGCATTACTGCTTGTCATCCTGAAGAAAAAACCGAAGGAAGACGACTCAGCGACAGAAGATGAGGATGAAGAAGAACTCGATCTCTCATCGATCAAAATTTCTCAATAA
- a CDS encoding PTS fructose transporter subunit IIB → MNIVAITACTSGIAHTYIAKEKLIKAAQSLGHSIYVETQGTIGVENELRKENIAEADVVIIAADIKVSGKERFAGKRIVEVPTQLLIKSPKALINKLQEDMIPKV, encoded by the coding sequence ATGAACATAGTCGCTATTACAGCCTGCACCTCTGGAATCGCCCACACCTATATCGCTAAAGAAAAACTGATAAAAGCTGCACAATCTTTAGGACATAGTATTTACGTAGAAACTCAGGGAACCATCGGTGTAGAAAATGAATTAAGAAAAGAAAATATTGCCGAAGCGGACGTTGTTATTATTGCCGCTGATATAAAAGTATCAGGAAAAGAGAGATTTGCGGGAAAACGTATCGTTGAAGTACCAACGCAATTATTAATTAAATCTCCTAAGGCGTTAATCAATAAATTACAGGAAGATATGATTCCTAAAGTATAA
- a CDS encoding PTS sugar transporter subunit IIA, which translates to MNIRNVLNEKLINLNLQAKTKDEVLNELCHMLYDNGCISDVDAFLKDVYLREHEGETGLGSYIAIPHGKSDSVIKTSIAIGKTPHDIAWESLDDLPVRFIILFAVRMIDKSTVHIKLLAHVSELLADDDLLDQLLNIKSKEELFSLFGNIEED; encoded by the coding sequence ATGAATATCAGAAACGTATTGAATGAAAAACTAATTAATTTAAATCTTCAGGCAAAGACGAAAGATGAAGTATTAAATGAACTTTGTCATATGCTTTACGACAATGGTTGTATTTCAGATGTTGATGCTTTTTTAAAGGATGTTTATTTAAGAGAGCATGAAGGTGAAACTGGGTTGGGATCTTACATTGCGATTCCTCATGGAAAATCAGATTCAGTGATTAAGACATCGATTGCCATTGGGAAAACACCTCATGATATCGCATGGGAATCTTTAGATGATCTTCCCGTTCGCTTCATTATTTTATTTGCCGTCAGAATGATAGATAAATCTACCGTACATATAAAATTATTAGCTCATGTATCTGAGCTTTTAGCAGATGATGATTTATTAGATCAACTTTTAAACATCAAATCAAAAGAAGAACTATTCAGTTTATTTGGAAACATAGAAGAGGACTAA
- a CDS encoding BglG family transcription antiterminator: MILSKRQKNILDHLVQEDNFITAKELSIKLNVSEKTIYREIKSIKESQSKYMDIIINHIGKGFKINYEEYISKFSNSNNNAYKKHAMSTSERREKILIYLLLSSPEKTSIARLSELYMISASSIAHDLEHIEEIINDTNVKLIKTSQGTFIHGDEAKIRELLKNFIINIITNNDYSYDLILLQNYFLYEEIIFTKNILKYIMSEDISLEEPYYINILIYIIVTIKRIKTGQYLGRVNYPNKERTKNSAIRKIASELTKRISSYTMSILNDYEEDNLYYLIYSSRFSENCNRNKFDSSNEEMECVNFTDFLIVNMVDECSAKFFDNNELRRNLMPHVRLLIMRLKHHINIHNPLLNEIRSECDLLFNSLTKIINNSTEFNKYKNISYDEIGYLTLYFQYYYEQHLQSLNIVIVCSTGIGTSHLLKGRVLKSFPKWKIIDIIPFSKIKNVQDIENVDLILTTINIESFDYKIPYVHVSAFINEKDIDNILKITKTLEVDEQSIL, translated from the coding sequence ATGATTTTATCTAAAAGACAAAAAAATATTCTTGACCATCTAGTTCAAGAGGATAATTTCATTACCGCAAAAGAACTCTCTATAAAATTGAATGTATCTGAGAAGACAATATATCGCGAAATAAAAAGCATTAAAGAAAGTCAATCTAAGTACATGGACATCATCATTAACCATATTGGTAAAGGATTTAAAATAAATTACGAAGAATATATTAGCAAGTTCTCTAACTCAAATAATAATGCCTATAAAAAACATGCAATGTCCACCAGTGAGCGGAGAGAAAAAATACTCATTTATTTATTATTGAGCTCTCCAGAAAAAACATCAATTGCCAGATTATCAGAATTATATATGATCAGTGCATCTTCTATCGCCCATGATCTTGAGCATATAGAAGAGATAATCAATGATACCAATGTTAAACTCATAAAAACAAGTCAGGGAACCTTTATTCATGGTGACGAAGCAAAAATAAGGGAATTACTGAAAAACTTTATCATTAACATTATTACCAATAATGACTATAGTTATGATCTTATTTTACTTCAGAATTATTTTCTATATGAAGAAATTATTTTCACTAAAAATATTTTAAAATATATCATGTCAGAAGACATCTCATTAGAAGAGCCCTATTACATTAATATACTAATTTATATAATTGTAACGATAAAAAGAATTAAAACGGGACAATATTTAGGTCGGGTAAATTACCCAAATAAAGAGAGAACAAAAAACTCAGCTATCAGAAAAATAGCGAGCGAATTAACCAAAAGAATATCATCATATACCATGAGTATATTAAATGATTATGAAGAAGATAATCTATATTACCTTATTTACTCATCAAGATTTTCTGAAAACTGTAATAGAAATAAATTCGACAGTTCCAATGAAGAAATGGAGTGTGTGAATTTTACTGATTTTCTCATCGTCAACATGGTCGATGAATGTTCGGCTAAATTCTTTGATAACAATGAACTACGGCGAAATCTCATGCCACATGTAAGATTGTTGATCATGCGGTTAAAACATCACATCAATATCCACAACCCGCTGTTGAACGAGATTAGAAGTGAGTGTGATCTTTTATTTAACTCTCTAACCAAAATCATTAACAACTCAACCGAATTTAATAAATATAAAAACATTAGTTATGATGAAATCGGTTACCTCACTTTGTATTTTCAATATTACTATGAGCAACATTTGCAATCTTTGAATATTGTTATTGTTTGTTCCACAGGCATCGGGACATCTCATCTTTTAAAGGGTCGGGTGTTAAAATCTTTCCCAAAATGGAAAATTATCGACATCATTCCGTTTTCAAAGATAAAAAATGTCCAAGATATAGAAAATGTGGATTTAATACTAACAACGATTAATATAGAGAGTTTTGACTATAAGATACCTTATGTTCACGTCAGTGCTTTTATTAATGAAAAAGACATCGATAATATATTAAAAATAACTAAAACACTAGAAGTGGATGAACAATCTATATTATGA
- a CDS encoding aspartate/glutamate racemase family protein encodes MKTIGMLGGMSWESTASYYKAINEGVKSELGGLHSAKICLYSVNFDEIEKLQHEGKWNETALILSNAAKSVEAGGADFLMICTNTMHKVVPEIEAEISIPILHIADATANKLVADGVKKVGLLGTRFTMEQDFYKSRLVDKFGIDVIVPNPHDQTVVHDIIYDQLCRGMICTESREQYLNIVNSLHQQGAEAVILGCTEIALLIQQGHTQVPLYDTTEIHAARAVQLAISNDMVI; translated from the coding sequence ATGAAAACAATCGGAATGTTAGGTGGGATGAGTTGGGAATCAACCGCCAGCTATTATAAGGCAATCAATGAGGGGGTTAAGTCTGAACTTGGTGGTCTACATTCTGCAAAAATTTGTTTATATAGCGTCAATTTCGATGAAATTGAAAAGCTACAACATGAAGGCAAGTGGAATGAAACGGCATTGATTTTATCGAATGCAGCAAAGTCAGTTGAAGCTGGTGGTGCTGATTTTTTAATGATTTGCACCAATACAATGCATAAAGTTGTTCCAGAAATTGAGGCTGAAATTTCTATCCCAATTCTTCATATTGCCGATGCAACTGCCAATAAATTGGTTGCTGACGGTGTTAAAAAAGTTGGGTTACTTGGTACTCGCTTCACAATGGAACAGGATTTCTATAAAAGTCGTTTAGTTGATAAATTTGGGATTGATGTCATTGTTCCTAATCCCCACGATCAGACCGTTGTTCACGACATCATTTATGACCAATTGTGTCGGGGGATGATTTGCACTGAATCGAGAGAACAGTATTTGAATATTGTAAACAGTTTACATCAGCAGGGTGCCGAGGCTGTGATACTTGGTTGTACTGAAATCGCGCTGCTTATTCAACAAGGACATACACAAGTACCATTGTATGATACGACTGAAATTCATGCTGCACGGGCCGTTCAATTAGCAATATCGAATGATATGGTAATATAA
- a CDS encoding D-2-hydroxyacid dehydrogenase family protein translates to MKITVLDDYQDVVKTLDCFELLSAHDVTILNETLPEAELVTKLIDTDVLVLIRERTVITESLLSQLPRLQVISQTGKVSNHIDVRLCEKHGVKVLEGRGSPIAPSELCWALLMAASRHIPAYVSNLQNNQWQDSGVLGLGRTLKGLKLGIWGYGKIGQRIAQYAKAFEMTVVVWGSIQSRNLALEHGFEAAASKQAFFSTSDIVSLHLRLNKATRACVSAEDLRLMKPDSLFINTSRSELVATSALYHELVSVPTKRAAIDVFDHEPASVSNEPLLSLPNVTATPHLGYVEQNSYELYFKIAFENILAFEPGAV, encoded by the coding sequence ATGAAAATAACGGTATTGGATGACTATCAGGACGTGGTCAAAACTCTGGATTGTTTTGAATTACTGTCAGCGCACGATGTCACGATCCTCAATGAAACCCTCCCGGAGGCAGAGTTAGTCACCAAGCTGATAGATACTGATGTTCTCGTGTTAATCCGAGAGCGCACCGTCATCACTGAGTCACTACTTTCTCAGTTGCCACGCCTACAGGTTATTAGTCAAACGGGTAAAGTCAGCAATCATATTGATGTTCGCTTGTGTGAGAAACACGGTGTGAAAGTACTAGAAGGTCGCGGCTCTCCAATCGCGCCTTCAGAGTTGTGTTGGGCTTTGCTCATGGCAGCAAGTCGTCATATTCCAGCATATGTTTCTAACCTTCAAAATAACCAATGGCAGGACTCAGGTGTCCTTGGCTTAGGTCGCACTTTAAAGGGGTTAAAACTCGGTATTTGGGGTTACGGAAAGATAGGACAACGAATAGCTCAATATGCAAAAGCGTTTGAAATGACAGTTGTCGTTTGGGGGAGTATTCAATCTAGAAATTTAGCCCTCGAGCATGGTTTTGAAGCTGCGGCGTCAAAACAAGCGTTCTTCTCTACCTCAGATATAGTGTCACTGCATTTACGGCTAAATAAAGCAACCAGAGCATGTGTTTCTGCCGAGGACCTCCGTCTCATGAAACCAGATTCTTTATTTATCAATACCAGCCGTTCAGAACTTGTCGCAACTTCGGCACTTTATCATGAGCTGGTCTCCGTACCAACGAAGCGAGCAGCCATCGACGTGTTTGATCATGAGCCAGCATCTGTAAGCAACGAACCCTTGCTTTCATTACCCAACGTAACGGCAACACCTCATCTTGGATACGTTGAACAAAATAGTTATGAGTTGTACTTCAAAATAGCATTTGAGAATATTTTAGCTTTTGAGCCGGGTGCAGTATAA
- a CDS encoding GNAT family N-acetyltransferase: MVVLREMRQEEYPAFCQYFIDDYSQEIATNYGHSMALAIELAEKDLNRCFPNGLKDTEHSLLCIDAEIEGEQHLVGYLWHSVNHNDSSTFIYDFFIAPEHRSRGFGRQAISALEKQLQSAGINQIKLRVAYHNERALKLYKEVGFAVTGFNMSKTILKRETSH; the protein is encoded by the coding sequence ATGGTTGTGCTCAGAGAGATGAGACAAGAAGAATATCCGGCATTCTGTCAGTATTTTATTGATGACTATAGTCAGGAAATCGCTACGAATTACGGTCATTCAATGGCGTTGGCAATTGAGCTAGCGGAAAAAGATTTGAATCGTTGTTTTCCAAATGGTCTGAAAGACACAGAGCATTCACTGCTATGTATTGATGCGGAAATTGAAGGGGAACAACATTTAGTCGGTTATCTATGGCATTCCGTTAATCACAACGACAGTTCAACGTTTATCTATGATTTCTTTATCGCGCCAGAGCATCGAAGCCGAGGTTTCGGCCGGCAAGCCATATCAGCGTTAGAAAAACAGCTTCAATCAGCAGGCATAAATCAAATAAAGTTAAGAGTCGCGTATCATAATGAACGAGCATTAAAGTTGTATAAAGAGGTCGGTTTTGCCGTAACAGGTTTCAATATGTCGAAGACAATATTGAAACGGGAGACGAGTCATTAA
- a CDS encoding O-acetylhomoserine aminocarboxypropyltransferase/cysteine synthase family protein, whose amino-acid sequence MKLESIALHEGYKSEATTKAAAVPIYQTTSYTFDDTQHGADLFNLAVPGNIYTRIMNPTTDVLEKRVAAMEGGIAALAVSSGMAAITYAIQCITQMGDNIVSTSQLYGGTYNLFAHSLPRQGVDVRMVSHDDFAGFENAIDENTKAVFCESIGNPAGNIVDIARLAEIAHKHGVPLIVDNTVATPYLCRPFDLGADIVVHSLTKYIGGHGTTIGGIIVDSGQFDWVANKKRFPILNEPDPSYHDVVYTEALGAAAYIARCRVVPLRNTGSAISPVNAFQILQGLETLGLRMDRHCENAQRLAEYLQQHPKVEWVNYAALPDSPYYATCQKITKGKASGILSFGITGGIDACAKFIDSLDMILRLVNIGDAKSLACHPASTTHRQLNEEELKKAGVSADLVRISVGIEHIDDIIADVSQALDKA is encoded by the coding sequence ATGAAACTCGAATCAATTGCTCTGCATGAAGGCTATAAATCCGAAGCGACCACGAAAGCCGCAGCTGTACCCATTTATCAAACCACATCGTATACCTTTGATGATACTCAGCATGGCGCAGATCTGTTTAATTTAGCTGTACCGGGTAATATTTATACTCGGATTATGAACCCAACGACCGATGTGTTGGAAAAACGTGTGGCAGCGATGGAAGGCGGCATTGCGGCGCTCGCGGTGTCATCAGGTATGGCGGCCATTACCTATGCGATTCAGTGTATTACGCAAATGGGTGACAATATTGTAAGTACCAGCCAATTGTATGGCGGTACGTATAATTTGTTTGCGCACTCGCTGCCACGCCAAGGTGTGGACGTGCGTATGGTGTCGCATGATGATTTTGCGGGGTTTGAAAACGCAATCGACGAAAATACCAAAGCGGTATTTTGTGAATCGATTGGTAATCCAGCCGGCAATATTGTAGATATTGCACGTTTGGCGGAGATTGCACACAAACACGGTGTCCCTTTGATTGTCGATAATACGGTCGCCACGCCTTATTTGTGTCGCCCGTTTGATCTGGGTGCCGACATCGTTGTGCACTCACTCACGAAATATATTGGCGGCCACGGTACAACGATTGGCGGGATTATTGTTGATTCTGGCCAGTTTGATTGGGTTGCCAATAAAAAACGTTTTCCGATTCTTAATGAGCCAGACCCTTCCTACCACGATGTGGTTTACACTGAAGCCCTTGGGGCTGCCGCGTATATAGCGCGTTGTCGAGTGGTGCCACTGCGCAATACCGGCTCTGCCATTTCACCGGTGAATGCGTTTCAAATTTTACAAGGTTTGGAGACGTTGGGTTTGCGGATGGATCGCCATTGTGAAAACGCTCAGCGCCTTGCGGAATATTTACAGCAACACCCGAAAGTCGAGTGGGTAAACTACGCTGCCTTACCGGATAGCCCGTATTATGCAACCTGCCAAAAAATTACGAAGGGCAAAGCCTCGGGTATTTTGAGTTTTGGCATCACCGGGGGAATTGATGCCTGTGCCAAGTTTATCGATTCGCTCGATATGATTTTACGCTTGGTCAATATTGGCGATGCGAAATCACTGGCATGTCATCCTGCTTCGACTACGCACCGTCAGCTGAATGAAGAAGAGCTGAAAAAAGCCGGTGTGAGTGCCGACTTGGTGCGTATTTCGGTGGGTATTGAGCATATCGACGATATTATTGCCGATGTATCGCAAGCGTTGGATAAAGCCTAA